CCTTTAGTGCCTGTGCTGCGTCCTCAGCTGTAATAACACCCAAGAGCTTGTTTTCTTTGTCTACCACATACAAGCTGAATATGCCGCTATCACGCATTAATTGAAGTGCTACCCGAGGTCCACGCTCAGGTCTAACCGTTTCCGGTTGCCGCATCACATGAGCTGCTGTTAGCACCTTGGACAAGTCCACATCCTCCACGAACCGCTCTACATATTTATTGGCAGGTTGAATGAGAATCTCTTCCGGCGTACCAATCTGCACGATAACACCGTCTTTCATCAATGCAATCCGATCACCAATCCGCAGGGCTTCGTCTAGATCATGAGTGATGAACACAATCGTCTTCTTCACTCTGGACTGCAATTCCAGCAGCTCCTGCTGCATGTCTTTACGGATCAGCGGATCTAGTGCACTAAAGGCTTCGTCCATGAGCAGGATATCTGGGTCATTAGCAAGTCCTCTTGCTAGTCCCACACGCTGCTGCATCCCTCCGCTGAGTTGATCCGGGCGATGGTTCTCCCATCCCTTTAGACCCACTAGATGCAATGCCTCCATGGCCCGTTCAGTTCTCTTCTTTTTATCTACGCCCTGAACCTCAAGTCCGTATTCCGCATTCTCCAATACCGTTCGGTGTGGAAACAATGCGAACTTCTGAAACACCATGCCGATGTTCTTGCGCCGAAATTGCCGAAGCTCCTCCGGGTTCATTTTAACGACGTCTTTTCCTTTAAAAAGGACTTGTCCCCCTGTAGGCTCAATCAAACGGTTCAACAAACGAACCAACGTTGACTTACCGCTGCCGGACAATCCCATAATTACGAATATTTCTCCTTCTTCAATGCTGAATTCGGCTTTGTTGACTCCGACCGTCAACTTTAATTCCTGAGCGATCTTTTCCTTTGACCACCCTTGCTCTAATAATG
This genomic stretch from Paenibacillus sp. FSL H7-0737 harbors:
- a CDS encoding quaternary amine ABC transporter ATP-binding protein, translated to MAIIEVKKLTKVFGHDAGKAIPLLEQGWSKEKIAQELKLTVGVNKAEFSIEEGEIFVIMGLSGSGKSTLVRLLNRLIEPTGGQVLFKGKDVVKMNPEELRQFRRKNIGMVFQKFALFPHRTVLENAEYGLEVQGVDKKKRTERAMEALHLVGLKGWENHRPDQLSGGMQQRVGLARGLANDPDILLMDEAFSALDPLIRKDMQQELLELQSRVKKTIVFITHDLDEALRIGDRIALMKDGVIVQIGTPEEILIQPANKYVERFVEDVDLSKVLTAAHVMRQPETVRPERGPRVALQLMRDSGIFSLYVVDKENKLLGVITAEDAAQALKDNKSILEVTRREIPRVYPETLLNDFFELISETHLPVAVVDEADKLKGIVIKGAVLSALAGNAVPEGEGS